The region ACGGTGGTGAACTGTGTCTTGCGCGCGGGAGCCGGCGATATTCGCATCATCCAGCCTTCGGGTGTTATTGTCTGCGCGGCGGATGTTGCGATGAAAAACGATGCCTGGCACGCGGAAAAGGCCATCGTCGTGCGGACCCAGCGCCGTCTGTTCGACGGCTTTGTATATGTCCCCGCGTCGGCACTGGCCGGTATGGCGGCGGCTTAGAAAAACGGGAAAGAGACGGAGATAATCATGACAGACCGGAAGAAAGCGGCACGGGGCGTCACCATGCAGGTGGCGGAATGGGTGGCGAATCTGAAATCCGAAGACGTGCCGGAAAGCACGCGGCGCTTTCTGCGACACGCGGTGCTGGATACATTCGGCTGCGGGTTGCAGGGGCGCTCGCAGCCCTGGAGCGGGATCGCGGAAGGCTGGGTGCGGGCCGGCGGCGGCAACGGCGTTTCGTCTGTCTGGGGCGACAGTACCGCTTCGATGCGGCCATCGGATGCCGCGCTGGTCAACGGGGTCGCGACCCATGCCTTCGAACTGGACGATTTCCATCAGACCAAGCAGCATCCCGGCGCGGTGGTTGTCCCGGCGGCGCTGGCCGTCGGCGAACGCGTCGATGCCTCCGGCGAATTGCTGATGACCGCGATTGCCGCGGGGTATGAGGTGATGATCCGCTCAGCGGCGGCGATCGGCGCGGCGGATGCGAAGGCGCGCGGCTGGCACATCACCGGAATCTGCGGGACGTTCGGCGCGGCGGCCGCGGCCTCGGTGCTGATGCGGCTGAACGCGGAGCAGACGGCCTGGGCGATGGGGCTGGCGGGCACGCAGAGCAGCGGGTTGTTCGCCTTTACGGCCGATGGCGCGATGAGCAAACGGCTGCATGCGGGGCAGGCGGCCCGTTCCGGCGTGGCGTCGGCGGAACTTGCGGCGGCCGGCTTTACCGGACCGACGCAGATTTACGAGGCCGTCGATGGCGGGTTCCTGTGGACCTTTACCGATGCGGGCAATCACGCCCCGCTGATTGAAGGGCTCGGCAAAATCTGGCGGCAGGAAACGACATCCTTCAAGCCGCATGCGGCCTGCGGCAGCACTCATTCCTACATCGATGCCGGGATCGAACTGCATGACCGCTACCCCGATCTGTCGGGACGCCGGGTTCGTGTGGGGCAGTGCCGTCTGGTCGAAGAACAGTGCGGGTTCGACTACGTACCCGGCACGGTGCTGAACGCGCAGATGAGCATGCGCTTTTGCGTTGCCGCGTCATTGCGGTATGGTCAGGCGCTGCCGGGCGAGTTCTCGCCCGACCGGCTGTCGGAACCGGCGACCGTAGAACTGGCGCAGCGGATCGAACTCGTCCATGACGCGGAAATGGACGATATCTACCCGTCGCATTATCCGGGGTGGGTGGAAGTCGAGCGGGTTCCCGGCAGCGGCGAATTCGACCGCGCCCACCGGGACGATCCGTCCGGTTCCATCGCCAACCCGAACAAGGAAGCGGTAATGATCGAGAAATTTCACCGGCTGATGAAGGGTATCCTGACCGAAGACCAGGCGATCCGGCTGGAAACCCTGGCGATGTCGCTGGAGGAAACTTCCGCGCGGGAATTCGTGGCGGCGCTGGCCTATCCGGCGCGCGCGGCAGCGGAATAGGGAACGGAAGAATATGGCGCGTTACAAGGCATTGATCCCCGGCGGCACGGGAATCGTCGGCGGCCGGCTGGCCGACCATCTGGCGGGGCTGGACGATTGGGAAGTCGTGGCGCTGACCCGCAGCGTCCCGGACCAGCCGCGGCAGGGCGTACATTACGTGCATGCGGATCTGATGAAACGGGATGCCTGCGACCGGGCCCTGGCCGATGTCAGCGGTATCACGCATTTGTTCTATTGTGGCCGCTACGATCATGATTCCAAGGGGCTGGAGCCCATTGAGGAAAACGCGACGATGCTGCGGAATGTCGTCGAGGCGACGGAAGCCCGCGGCAATCCGCTGGAGCACGTCCATCTGGTCGAGGGCACCAAATGGTACGGATCCAATCTGGGCCCCTTCAAGACCCCGTCAAAAGAGGACGACCCTAGGGTCCTGGTCAATAATTTCTACTATGTGCAGGAAGACTACCTGATCGAACGGGTGAAGACCGCGCCCTGGACCTATACCTCGAGCCGCCCGCACGGAATTCTCGACTACGCCACCGGCATGCCGCGCAATATGGTGATGGTGATCGGCGTTTATGCCGCGATCTCGAAGGAACTGGGCCTGCCTCTGTGCTTTCCCGGCACGCCGGCGAACTACAACGCGGTCTTCCAGTGTACGGATGCAACCCTGCTGGCGCGGGCGTTGACCTGGATGGCGACCGAGCCTGCCTGCGCCAATGAGGCGTTCAACATGCTCAATGGCGATTACATCCGCTGGGCCAATCTGTGGCCGGTCTTCGCCAGGTATTTCGGCATGGAACTGGGGCCGGTCCGCACGACCAACCTGAGCCTCGCGATGGGGGACAAGGCGCCGGTCTGGGAACGGATTGTCGAACGCCACGGGTTGCGCAAGACACCCTACAGGGATGTTGCGTTGTGGGCCTACGGGGATTTCCTGTTCACGCCGCATTGGGATTTCATGTCGTCGATGAACAAGACCCGGAAATACGGTTTTCGGGAAACCGTGGACACGGAAGAGAATTTCCTGGATCTGTTCCGCCGGTTCCAGGAAGCGCGCGCGCTGCCATAGGCGGAAAGCATCTGGGAAGGATTTGCCATGAGTATCGAGGTTAGGCCGCTGACACCGCAAATCGGGGCGGAGGTCTTTGGAGTCGATGTCACGAAGCCGATGGGGAACGCGGATTTCGACGCCGTTCACCGGGCCCTGCTGGACCATTCGGTCATCGTGTTTCGCGAACAGCCGCTGGATGACGCGCAACTGATGGGGTTGGGGCGGCAGTTCGGACCGTTGATCGTGCATCCCTTCCTGCAGAATGACGGCCCGAACCCGGAAGTCATCCATATCAAGCGGGAGCCGCAGGACAAGGCGATCGTCGGGCAGGAGTGGCACTCGGATACCACCTGCATCGATACGCCGCCGCTCGCCGGCGTGCTGCACTGCATTGAAACGCCAAAGGCCGGCGGCGATACCCTGTTCGCCAGCCAGTACCGGGCCTACGAGACCCTGTCGGATGGCATGAAGGAGATGCTGGACGGCATGATCGCGGTGCATAACGACACCCGCGTCGCCGGGCCGCAATCCGGCGTGAACGGCAACCGCGCCAACCGGGTGCGCGACGACGCCGACTGGAAGCCGTGCTCCGCCGAACACCCCGTTATCCGCACCCATCCCGAAACCGGCCGGAAGGGGCTGTTCGTCAACATTTCCTACACCCGCCATTTCAAGGGCATGACGGAAGCGGAAAGCGCGCCGCTGCTCAACTATCTGTTCCGGCATGCGGTCCGGCCGGAATTCACCTGCCGGGTGCGCTGGCGTCCGGGCAGCACCGTGATCTGGGACAATCGCTGCGTGAAGCATCTGGCGATCCATGACTGCGGCCCGCACCGGCGCGAAATGCACCGTGTCCAGGTCGCCGGCGACCGGCCGTATTAGATCCGGCGCTGGGTGAGCATCGCGGCGAATCTCGACGTCCTGACGCGCGGCGAACCGCTGCGGAATGTGTGCTTTTGCGGGACAGGATATTAGCGCCAGGCGCGCTTTTGCCCGGATCGGAGCATCTTGGACGCCCATTCACTTCTCGTCGCCATCGTATTCGTCGCCGTCTATGCGGGTATGGCGCTGGGGCGCTGGCCGGCGCTGGCGATCGACCGCACCGGCGTCGCGCTGATCGGCGCCATCGTCCTGCTGATTGCCGCCGTGCCGGGCAGCGATCCGCTGGCCAGCGTCAATGTCGGCGCGCTGGCGGTGCTGTTCGGGCTGATGGTGCTGTCGGCGCAGTTCGCGGCTTCTGGCTTCTACGGGTTCTGCGCCGCGCGGCTCGGCGCGTCCGACGCGGCGCCCTGGCGGCTGCTGGCGCTGGTGGTGTGCGTGACGGGGGCGCTGTCCACCGTGCTGGCCAACGACATCGTCGTGTTCGCCATGACGCCCATCCTGTGCCGTGGCCTGCTGGCTTCGGGGCGCGATCCCCGGCCCTATCTGCTGGCCCATGCCGGGGCGGCGAATGCCGGATCGGCCGCGACGCTGATCGGCAACCCCCAGAACATCCTGATCGGGGAGCATGGCGGCCTCGACTTCTGGCGCTATGCGCTCGACGCCGCGCCGGTCGCGCTGGCGGCGCTGGCTGTCGTGTTCGTGACGGTCGCGGTGCTGTGGCGGCGGGAACTGGCCACGCCGTTCCG is a window of Alphaproteobacteria bacterium DNA encoding:
- a CDS encoding MmgE/PrpD family protein; translation: MTDRKKAARGVTMQVAEWVANLKSEDVPESTRRFLRHAVLDTFGCGLQGRSQPWSGIAEGWVRAGGGNGVSSVWGDSTASMRPSDAALVNGVATHAFELDDFHQTKQHPGAVVVPAALAVGERVDASGELLMTAIAAGYEVMIRSAAAIGAADAKARGWHITGICGTFGAAAAASVLMRLNAEQTAWAMGLAGTQSSGLFAFTADGAMSKRLHAGQAARSGVASAELAAAGFTGPTQIYEAVDGGFLWTFTDAGNHAPLIEGLGKIWRQETTSFKPHAACGSTHSYIDAGIELHDRYPDLSGRRVRVGQCRLVEEQCGFDYVPGTVLNAQMSMRFCVAASLRYGQALPGEFSPDRLSEPATVELAQRIELVHDAEMDDIYPSHYPGWVEVERVPGSGEFDRAHRDDPSGSIANPNKEAVMIEKFHRLMKGILTEDQAIRLETLAMSLEETSAREFVAALAYPARAAAE
- a CDS encoding TauD/TfdA family dioxygenase, coding for MSIEVRPLTPQIGAEVFGVDVTKPMGNADFDAVHRALLDHSVIVFREQPLDDAQLMGLGRQFGPLIVHPFLQNDGPNPEVIHIKREPQDKAIVGQEWHSDTTCIDTPPLAGVLHCIETPKAGGDTLFASQYRAYETLSDGMKEMLDGMIAVHNDTRVAGPQSGVNGNRANRVRDDADWKPCSAEHPVIRTHPETGRKGLFVNISYTRHFKGMTEAESAPLLNYLFRHAVRPEFTCRVRWRPGSTVIWDNRCVKHLAIHDCGPHRREMHRVQVAGDRPY
- a CDS encoding SDR family oxidoreductase; this encodes MARYKALIPGGTGIVGGRLADHLAGLDDWEVVALTRSVPDQPRQGVHYVHADLMKRDACDRALADVSGITHLFYCGRYDHDSKGLEPIEENATMLRNVVEATEARGNPLEHVHLVEGTKWYGSNLGPFKTPSKEDDPRVLVNNFYYVQEDYLIERVKTAPWTYTSSRPHGILDYATGMPRNMVMVIGVYAAISKELGLPLCFPGTPANYNAVFQCTDATLLARALTWMATEPACANEAFNMLNGDYIRWANLWPVFARYFGMELGPVRTTNLSLAMGDKAPVWERIVERHGLRKTPYRDVALWAYGDFLFTPHWDFMSSMNKTRKYGFRETVDTEENFLDLFRRFQEARALP
- a CDS encoding SLC13 family permease, encoding MDAHSLLVAIVFVAVYAGMALGRWPALAIDRTGVALIGAIVLLIAAVPGSDPLASVNVGALAVLFGLMVLSAQFAASGFYGFCAARLGASDAAPWRLLALVVCVTGALSTVLANDIVVFAMTPILCRGLLASGRDPRPYLLAHAGAANAGSAATLIGNPQNILIGEHGGLDFWRYALDAAPVALAALAVVFVTVAVLWRRELATPFRSAAQTVPVLNRPALAKGLVATAVLLALLATDLPAWQSALMIAGALLVSRRLSTRDMLALVDWHLLVLFAGLFIVTGAFSATTMDDAILRALESAGIRLEDPEALAALSLLGSNTVGNVPFVTLVLAAQPGLSPAALHALAVLSTLAGNLLLVGSLANLIVAERAKREGVILGLRDHFRAGGPMTLFGMLLALGWLLV